In one window of Nomascus leucogenys isolate Asia chromosome 1a, Asia_NLE_v1, whole genome shotgun sequence DNA:
- the LOC115835245 gene encoding uncharacterized protein LOC115835245 encodes MAVPRRAPASWPPLSTAACARAPRSCKLQRPGNRWALRPTGAGRSRAPRSGCALPGGAGRLWAAGKRSGGEGGRRRRVREERAPALAALLAPLSWDVPQWHRLLSFLLS; translated from the coding sequence ATGGCTGTGCCGCGCCGGGCTCCCGCATCCTGGCCTCCCCTCTCCACGGCCGCGTGTGCCCGGGCACCCCGGAGCTGCAAACTGCAGCGCCCAGGCAACCGCTGGGCTTTGCGCCCCACCGGCGCCGGTAGGAGCCGCGCTCCCCGCAGCGGTTGCGCTCTACCCGGAGGCGCTGGGCGGCTGTGGGCCGCAGGCAAGCGGtcgggtggggagggagggcgcAGGCGGCGGGTGCGCGAGGAGAGAGCCCCAGCCCTGGCAGCCCTACTGGCCCCCCTCAGCTGGGATGTTCCCCAATGGCACcgcctcctctccttcctcctctcctag
- the SSTR1 gene encoding somatostatin receptor type 1: MFPNGTASSPSSSPSPSPGSCGEGGGSRGPGAGAADGMEEPGRNASQNGTLSEGQGSAILISFIYSVVCLVGLCGNSMVIYVILRYAKMKTATNIYILNLAIADELLMLSVPFLVTSTLLRHWPFGALLCRLVLSVDAVNMFTSIYCLTVLSVDRYVAVVHPIKAARYRRPTVAKVVNLGVWVLSLLVILPIVVFSRTAANSDGTVACNMLMPEPAQRWLVGFVLYTFLMGFLLPVGAICLCYVLIIAKMRMVALKAGWQQRKRSERKITLMVMMVVMVFVICWMPFYVVQLVNVFAEQDDATVSQLSVILGYANSCANPILYGFLSDNFKRSFQRILCLSWMDNAAEEPVDYYATALKSRAYSVEDFQPENLESGGVFRNGTCTSRITTL; encoded by the coding sequence ATGTTCCCCAATGGCACcgcctcctctccttcctcctctcctagCCCCAGCCCCGGCAGCTGCGGCGAAGGCGGCGGCAGCAGGGGCCCCGGGGCCGGCGCTGCGGACGGCATGGAGGAGCCGGGGCGAAATGCGTCCCAGAACGGGACCTTGAGCGAGGGCCAGGGCAGCGCCATCCTGATCTCTTTCATCTACTCCGTGGTGTGCCTGGTGGGGCTGTGTGGGAACTCTATGGTCATCTACGTGATCCTGCGCTATGCCAAGATGAAGACGGCCACCAACATCTACATCCTAAATCTGGCCATTGCTGATGAGCTGCTCATGCTCAGCGTGCCCTTCCTGGTCACCTCCACGTTGTTGCGCCACTGGCCCTTCGGTGCGCTGCTCTGCCGCCTCGTGCTCAGCGTGGACGCGGTCAACATGTTCACCAGCATCTACTGTCTGACTGTGCTCAGCGTGGACCGCTACGTGGCCGTGGTGCATCCCATCAAGGCGGCCCGCTACCGCCGGCCCACCGTGGCCAAGGTAGTAAACCTGGGCGTGTGGGTGCTATCGCTGCTCGTCATCCTGCCCATCGTGGTCTTCTCTCGCACCGCGGCCAACAGCGACGGCACGGTGGCTTGCAACATGCTCATGCCAGAGCCCGCTCAACGCTGGCTGGTGGGCTTCGTGTTGTACACATTTCTCATGGGCTTCCTGCTGCCCGTCGGGGCTATCTGCCTGTGCTACGTGCTCATCATTGCTAAGATGCGCATGGTGGCCCTCAAGGCCGGCTGGCAGCAGCGCAAGCGCTCGGAGCGCAAGATCACcttaatggtgatgatggtggtgatggtgtttgTCATCTGCTGGATGCCTTTCTACGTGGTGCAGCTGGTCAACGTGTTTGCTGAGCAGGACGACGCCACGGTGAGCCAGCTGTCGGTCATCCTCGGCTATGCCAACAGCTGCGCCAACCCCATCCTCTATGGCTTTCTCTCAGACAACTTCAAGCGCTCTTTCCAACGCATCCTATGCCTCAGCTGGATGGACAACGCCGCGGAGGAGCCGGTTGACTATTACGCCACCGCGCTCAAGAGCCGTGCCTACAGTGTGGAAGACTTCCAACCTGAGAACCTGGAGTCCGGCGGCGTCTTCCGTAATGGCACCTGCACGTCCCGGATCACGACGCTCTGA